A segment of the Acetobacteroides hydrogenigenes genome:
TTGCCATGCATTTTGGGGCGAGGAATGATCATTCCTTTGCGCTTATGAAACTTGCTATTGCCCAAGGAGTCGACAAATTCGTCGTTCTCCAGCTTCTTTACGATGCTATCCAATTGGGCAGGAAATCCGAAATCACGACCACCCATTTCCTCCACCATTGCCATTGCATTATCAAAGAAGTTGCGCGACTGCTTATGCATATCTTCCATCATCTTCTCCATAGAAGAAAAATCCCCAAAGCTTTCGGCTTTGACGTTAAACGAGGTATCTGCCTTTGCTTGGTACTTCGGTTTGGAGGATTGTTTGTGCTGACTACCTGCAGCTGCGGTTACCACAACCCCTAGTGCAAGCAATGCTATAAGTAAACCTTTTTTCATTGAAATAATGTTTTAAAGTTCTGAACTTATTCGTTTTTTCATGCCTTAAACCCCGGTAGGTTGCTTCTCCGAAGCCCCATTTTTCAAGCCCCTGGGTTTTGCCTTCCCAAAATTACGACATGAAAATGGAAGCGCAGCTAAGAGCTGGTTAATACCTGTTAACAAAAAGTTAAGGAGCGAGCATTGACCTCTTTTAATGTTTACCTTTGTAGACGACTAGAAACCAATAGATGAAGAAAAAGGCAATACCAAGCATCGCAATACTACTTGGAGCAGCACTAGTTGCTATAGCTGTTACGCAGCTATACTGGCTTAACAATGCCTATCAAATTAAGGAAGAGCAGTTAAACCGATCAATTGTTAACGCAATGCGCTCTACCGTAAACAAGATAGAGGATCGCTACAACGTTTCGAAGTTACTCGACACTTTCGACCAGCGCATTTACGGAACTCCATCCAACGAGAAAGACAGCAAAACGGGGAAAAGCAACAACCTCATGAAGCAGGATATTGCCTATGTCGACTCGCTGGTTAAAAGCGTGCTGAAAAGTTCTAAGTTTGCATACAACGACAACCAAAACCGCATCATATTTAGGATTAACACTCCTGAAGGGATGATGGAAAACTCCATTGTTATCCCCGACATTCAAACCCTCGAGCAATGGCAGCAGAACCAATATAACCAGTTTAACCCGCAGACGCCAAGGCTTGATACTCCAAAAAGGAAGAGCAAAAGAAAACCATCTAAAGTTCAGCAAAACCCCTTCGAGAACGAGCTGATGACGCCCTTCGAAATGCAGCCATCGGTAAGCGAAGAGGTGTCGCGTAAAGAGGCCGAACAGTTTCTCCGCACCCACATAGAGCAACGCTCACGCCGCATAGAGAATACCATCCGCCAAATGATTCTCGAATTCGACACCAAAAACCAGCCCATAGAGAAACGAATCAAGGCAGAATTGCTGGACTCTACCCTAAAGGCGGAACTTCTTGTTGAAGGCATTGATGCTCCCTTCGAATATGCCATCGTTAACGATAAGCACAACCAGATAACATCCATTCGATCTAAAAACTACCAAGCAGATAAGCAAGCGGGGTTTAGAACGCCTCTTTTCCCATACGATATTGGCAGCGAGCCCTACACCCTGCTGCTGCAGTTCGACAATCCTCGAAGCTACATTCTTGGATCGCTCAACTTTATGCTTGTCGGCTCTATTTTGCTGATGGCCTTTATCCTTGCAACGTTTGCTGCAACCATTGCTACGCTACTTAAACAAAAAAGGCTTACGGAAATAAAGAGCGATTTCGTAAACAACGTAACCCACGAGTTTAAGACCCCCATCGCAACTATCAACCTTGCAGTAGATTCCATCGAAAACGAGAAGGTGATCAAAAAGGAAGATGCCGTAAAGTACTTTACCGGCATTATTCGCGACGAAAACCGCCGTATGAATCGTCTGGTAGAGCAAGTACTAAAGATGGCGCTAGTAGAGCGTGCCGGGCTTAAGCAGAATCCTCAAACGCTAGACGTGCACGACGTGATAAATGCCGCGATAGGGCACTTCGAACTGCAAATTGCCAATAAGGGAGGAACCATCATAAAGGAGTTTAACGCCAACA
Coding sequences within it:
- a CDS encoding sensor histidine kinase, which codes for MKKKAIPSIAILLGAALVAIAVTQLYWLNNAYQIKEEQLNRSIVNAMRSTVNKIEDRYNVSKLLDTFDQRIYGTPSNEKDSKTGKSNNLMKQDIAYVDSLVKSVLKSSKFAYNDNQNRIIFRINTPEGMMENSIVIPDIQTLEQWQQNQYNQFNPQTPRLDTPKRKSKRKPSKVQQNPFENELMTPFEMQPSVSEEVSRKEAEQFLRTHIEQRSRRIENTIRQMILEFDTKNQPIEKRIKAELLDSTLKAELLVEGIDAPFEYAIVNDKHNQITSIRSKNYQADKQAGFRTPLFPYDIGSEPYTLLLQFDNPRSYILGSLNFMLVGSILLMAFILATFAATIATLLKQKRLTEIKSDFVNNVTHEFKTPIATINLAVDSIENEKVIKKEDAVKYFTGIIRDENRRMNRLVEQVLKMALVERAGLKQNPQTLDVHDVINAAIGHFELQIANKGGTIIKEFNANNPVVEADEMHMLNALVNLIDNAIKYSPTQPFVKICTFNTNNRINISVIDKGIGMKKDAQRHIFDKFYRHTDGNIHNIKGFGLGLAFVKSIVEAHNGRITVSSELGKGSRFDITIPQKNS